A single window of Agromyces aureus DNA harbors:
- a CDS encoding PrsW family intramembrane metalloprotease — protein sequence MTSPVPGEYRSGPVVNPGPSPQAFMPPPPPAPVVAPLRRGTGVFAPIGITVAVIVGLLVVAYFAVALGVSTLLIGSLLALVPLTIVLLAVRWVDRWEPEPRWALWFAFLWGAAVSVAIALIVDTGVQLAMAFALSTGPDEAMQAVVQAPLVEEVAKGLGILLLFTFSRSHFDGPVDGLVYAATVAAGFAFTENILYFGQALIEGGGAALGATFVVRGLFSPFAHVLFTACTGLAIGLGARRTRGPGILLWFLGGLACAIALHALWNGSLTFASDAVALYLLVQVPIFAAAIVLTVLLRRQERRITRDRLLEYAAAGWFNPDEVEGLASPAGRNAALAWARSQTPPRTPQVRAFIADATRLAFTRQAIVTGRSDARRIADERELLDLVAADRRAISAPGA from the coding sequence ATGACCAGCCCCGTTCCCGGCGAGTACCGATCGGGCCCCGTGGTGAACCCCGGCCCCTCGCCGCAGGCGTTCATGCCGCCTCCGCCGCCGGCGCCGGTCGTGGCGCCGCTCCGCCGCGGCACCGGGGTGTTCGCCCCGATCGGCATCACGGTCGCGGTGATCGTCGGGCTGCTCGTCGTCGCGTACTTCGCCGTCGCGCTCGGAGTGTCGACGCTGCTCATCGGCAGCCTGCTCGCGCTCGTGCCGCTCACGATCGTGCTGCTCGCGGTGCGCTGGGTCGACCGCTGGGAGCCCGAACCGCGCTGGGCGCTCTGGTTCGCGTTCCTCTGGGGTGCGGCGGTGTCGGTGGCGATCGCCCTCATCGTCGACACGGGGGTGCAGCTCGCCATGGCGTTCGCGCTCTCGACCGGCCCCGACGAGGCCATGCAGGCCGTCGTGCAGGCGCCGCTCGTCGAGGAGGTCGCGAAGGGGCTCGGCATCCTGCTGCTCTTCACCTTCTCGCGCAGCCACTTCGACGGCCCGGTCGACGGGCTCGTCTACGCCGCGACCGTCGCCGCCGGGTTCGCGTTCACCGAGAACATCCTCTACTTCGGGCAGGCGCTCATCGAGGGCGGCGGCGCCGCGCTCGGGGCGACGTTCGTCGTGCGCGGCCTGTTCTCGCCGTTCGCGCACGTGCTCTTCACGGCGTGCACGGGCCTTGCGATCGGCTTGGGGGCGCGACGTACGCGCGGCCCGGGGATCCTGCTCTGGTTCCTCGGTGGCCTCGCCTGCGCGATCGCGCTGCACGCCCTCTGGAACGGCTCGCTCACCTTCGCCTCCGACGCCGTCGCGCTCTACCTGCTCGTGCAGGTGCCGATCTTCGCCGCGGCCATCGTGCTCACGGTGCTGCTGCGCCGTCAGGAGCGCCGCATCACGCGCGACCGGTTGCTCGAGTACGCCGCCGCCGGCTGGTTCAATCCCGACGAGGTCGAGGGGCTCGCCTCGCCGGCCGGCCGCAACGCCGCCCTCGCATGGGCGCGGTCGCAGACGCCGCCGCGCACGCCTCAGGTCAGGGCGTTCATCGCGGATGCCACGCGCCTGGCGTTCACGCGTCAGGCGATCGTCACCGGCAGGTCCGACGCCCGACGCATCGCCGACGAGCGCGAGCTGCTCGACCTCGTCGCGGCCGATCGACGCGCGATCTCCGCGCCCGGGGCCTGA
- a CDS encoding FAD-binding oxidoreductase: MPLDVLSVLTDALGARVSTAPADLEAVREDRSGWRGASRALAVVHAASVDDVQAVMRIAHATATPVVVRGAGTGLAGGAIASAGCLVLDLSRLDRILEISEADELAVVEAGVLNGALAAAVAPLGLWYAPDPASRAISSIGGNIATNAGGLLCAKYGVTRESVLALAVVLPDGRLLRTGRRTVKGVTGYDLTALLTGSEGTLGVIVEATVRLRPLPGGEVVTIAAAFPDVETAAAASAAVIASRVRPAMLELMDAAGIARVAAHLGADALAGTPLATLAPGEAFLLAQTDQAGAAAEADVIERVFAGAGGRVSRSSDAASGERLVAIRRAWHGALAARGRVLIEDVAVPRSRLPEMFRAIERIGADHGLEIPTLAHAGDGNLHPNFIFEGDPGEVPEHVWAAADAMFREAVALGGTLTGEHGVGVLKRRWLADELGDDQVDLQRGIKALFDPTGILNPGVMFEDRGTSVPDETRTPDATDPLEETR; encoded by the coding sequence ATGCCGCTCGACGTCCTCTCCGTGCTCACCGACGCCCTCGGTGCCCGGGTCTCGACGGCGCCCGCCGACCTCGAGGCCGTGCGCGAAGACCGTTCGGGCTGGCGCGGCGCGAGCCGGGCGCTCGCCGTCGTGCACGCGGCATCCGTCGACGACGTGCAGGCCGTCATGCGCATCGCGCACGCGACGGCCACGCCCGTGGTCGTGCGCGGTGCGGGCACGGGGCTCGCGGGCGGGGCCATCGCGAGTGCCGGATGCCTCGTGCTCGACCTCTCGCGCCTCGACCGCATCCTCGAGATCTCCGAGGCCGACGAACTCGCGGTCGTCGAGGCGGGCGTTCTGAACGGCGCTCTCGCGGCGGCGGTCGCACCGCTCGGCCTCTGGTACGCGCCCGACCCGGCGAGTCGGGCCATCTCGTCGATCGGTGGCAACATCGCCACGAACGCCGGCGGCCTGCTCTGCGCGAAGTACGGCGTCACGCGCGAGTCGGTGCTCGCGCTCGCCGTGGTGCTGCCCGACGGGCGGCTGCTGCGCACCGGGCGCCGCACCGTCAAGGGCGTCACGGGCTACGATCTCACGGCCCTGCTCACCGGCTCCGAGGGCACGCTCGGCGTCATCGTCGAGGCGACCGTGCGACTGCGACCGCTGCCCGGTGGCGAGGTCGTCACGATCGCCGCGGCATTCCCCGATGTCGAGACGGCCGCCGCGGCATCCGCCGCCGTCATCGCCTCGCGCGTGCGACCCGCGATGCTCGAACTCATGGATGCCGCGGGCATCGCGCGCGTGGCCGCGCACCTCGGCGCCGACGCCCTCGCCGGCACTCCGCTCGCGACCCTCGCCCCCGGCGAGGCGTTCCTGCTCGCCCAGACCGATCAGGCGGGCGCCGCCGCCGAGGCCGACGTGATCGAACGCGTGTTCGCCGGCGCGGGCGGTCGCGTGAGCCGGTCTTCGGATGCCGCGTCGGGCGAGCGGCTCGTCGCGATCCGTCGGGCGTGGCACGGCGCGCTCGCTGCGCGCGGGCGCGTGCTCATCGAGGACGTCGCGGTGCCGCGCTCGCGCCTGCCGGAGATGTTCCGCGCGATCGAGCGCATCGGCGCCGACCACGGGCTCGAGATCCCGACGCTCGCGCACGCGGGCGACGGCAACCTGCACCCGAACTTCATCTTCGAGGGCGATCCGGGCGAGGTGCCCGAACACGTGTGGGCCGCGGCCGACGCGATGTTCCGCGAGGCGGTCGCCCTCGGCGGCACGCTCACGGGCGAGCACGGTGTCGGCGTGCTCAAGCGCCGGTGGCTCGCCGACGAGCTCGGAGACGACCAGGTCGACCTGCAGCGCGGCATCAAGGCGCTGTTCGACCCGACCGGCATCCTGAACCCCGGCGTGATGTTCGAGGACCGCGGCACCTCCGTGCCCGACGAGACCCGAACACCCGACGCCACCGACCCGCTCGAGGAGACCCGATGA
- a CDS encoding lysoplasmalogenase has product MTFTPYLVLCALHLVLLETGPDWSVTTTKALLMPLLALGVVLAARRSRLKTPWLLLLAIGLSWAGDVALSFDGMFVVGLGAFLLAHVAYITVFLRMPGGRARPPLWTLVYAIWFVGFIALLGPHTGVLLVPVALYGLVLGLMATFAASRGPVMAVGGALFVVSDSVLGLGRFLPGYEFAVRGFDLHDLTVMSTYLAAQLLISIGVLAALRAAAPSSREPDRRVAATAP; this is encoded by the coding sequence ATGACGTTCACGCCCTACCTCGTGCTCTGCGCCCTTCACCTCGTGCTGCTCGAGACGGGCCCCGACTGGTCGGTCACGACGACCAAGGCGCTCCTCATGCCGCTGCTCGCGCTCGGCGTGGTGCTCGCGGCGCGGCGCTCGCGCCTGAAGACCCCGTGGCTGCTGCTGCTCGCGATCGGGCTGTCGTGGGCGGGCGACGTCGCGCTGTCGTTCGACGGCATGTTCGTCGTCGGGCTGGGCGCGTTCCTGCTCGCACATGTGGCGTACATCACGGTGTTCCTGCGGATGCCGGGTGGGCGCGCTCGCCCGCCCCTGTGGACCCTCGTGTACGCGATCTGGTTCGTCGGCTTCATCGCGCTGCTCGGCCCGCACACCGGCGTGCTGCTCGTGCCGGTCGCGCTCTACGGCCTCGTGCTCGGCCTCATGGCGACGTTCGCCGCGAGCCGCGGCCCGGTCATGGCGGTCGGCGGCGCGCTCTTCGTCGTGTCGGACTCGGTGCTCGGGCTCGGCCGGTTCCTGCCCGGCTACGAGTTCGCCGTGCGGGGGTTCGACCTGCACGACCTCACGGTCATGTCGACCTACCTCGCGGCGCAGCTGCTCATCTCGATCGGGGTGCTCGCGGCGCTTCGCGCTGCGGCTCCGTCGTCTCGCGAACCCGATCGACGAGTTGCCGCCACGGCCCCGTGA
- a CDS encoding FKBP-type peptidyl-prolyl cis-trans isomerase produces MTDTNSKPEIDAPEGPAPVDLVIEDIVVGDGAEATPGSTVDVHYLGVEYDTGDEFDSSWSRNQSINFPLQALIAGWQEGIPGMKVGGRRKLIVPPHKAYGPAGGGHRLSGQTLIFVIDLLGVS; encoded by the coding sequence ATGACTGACACGAACAGCAAGCCCGAGATCGACGCTCCCGAGGGCCCCGCCCCCGTAGACCTCGTCATCGAGGACATCGTCGTCGGCGACGGAGCCGAGGCGACCCCCGGCTCCACGGTCGACGTGCACTACCTCGGTGTCGAGTACGACACCGGCGACGAGTTCGACTCCTCCTGGAGCCGCAACCAGTCGATCAACTTCCCCCTGCAGGCGCTCATCGCCGGCTGGCAGGAGGGCATCCCCGGCATGAAAGTCGGCGGTCGCCGCAAGCTCATCGTGCCGCCGCACAAGGCCTACGGCCCCGCCGGCGGCGGGCACCGGCTCTCGGGCCAGACCCTGATCTTCGTGATCGACCTGCTCGGCGTGAGCTGA
- a CDS encoding protealysin inhibitor emfourin: MDVFVARSGGLAGIRLTWHVKVDDQPDADDWFVLIEEIPWDDVPAAPAEPDRFTWDIRCEPAEATAHAAGTTESTAADPSADEPKVDEPKANEATLAERQLTGPWRQLVDRVRETTEPQREAPRAPRSR; the protein is encoded by the coding sequence ATGGACGTCTTCGTGGCCCGCAGCGGCGGCCTTGCCGGCATCCGCCTCACCTGGCATGTGAAGGTCGACGATCAGCCCGACGCCGACGACTGGTTCGTGCTGATCGAGGAGATCCCCTGGGACGACGTGCCGGCGGCCCCGGCCGAGCCCGATCGATTCACGTGGGACATCCGGTGCGAGCCTGCCGAGGCGACGGCGCACGCGGCGGGCACGACCGAGTCGACCGCGGCCGATCCGAGCGCCGACGAACCGAAGGTCGACGAACCGAAGGCCAACGAGGCGACCCTCGCCGAACGTCAGCTCACGGGGCCGTGGCGGCAACTCGTCGATCGGGTTCGCGAGACGACGGAGCCGCAGCGCGAAGCGCCGCGAGCACCCCGATCGAGATGA
- a CDS encoding FadR/GntR family transcriptional regulator, whose translation MAVTDEAILKIKEMILSGELKPGDRLEPEKELSERLGLSRSSLREAVKALEIVRVLDVRRGDGTYVTSLEPDLLLEAMSFVVDLHSDQSVLEIFAVRRILEPATSALAAQNADPADLARLRELLEGVDAASELDALIEHDLEFHRGIASMAGNAYLTSLLESMSGRTVRARIWRGITQENATDRTIAEHDAILSALEAGDQDLARAVTLTHIAGIEAWLRAAAL comes from the coding sequence ATGGCGGTCACCGATGAAGCGATCCTGAAGATCAAGGAGATGATCCTCTCCGGCGAACTGAAGCCGGGCGACCGTCTCGAGCCCGAGAAGGAGCTCAGCGAACGACTCGGCCTGAGCCGTTCCTCGCTGCGCGAAGCCGTCAAGGCGCTCGAGATCGTGCGCGTGCTCGACGTGCGCCGCGGCGACGGAACCTACGTCACGAGCCTCGAACCCGACCTGCTGCTCGAGGCGATGAGCTTCGTGGTCGACCTGCACAGCGATCAGTCGGTGCTCGAGATCTTCGCCGTGCGCCGCATCCTCGAGCCGGCGACCTCCGCACTCGCTGCGCAGAACGCGGATCCGGCCGATCTGGCTCGCCTGCGCGAGCTCCTCGAGGGCGTCGACGCCGCATCCGAGCTCGACGCGCTCATCGAGCACGACCTCGAGTTCCATCGGGGCATCGCATCGATGGCCGGCAACGCCTACCTGACGAGCCTGCTCGAGTCGATGTCCGGCCGCACCGTGCGGGCCCGCATCTGGCGTGGCATCACGCAGGAGAACGCGACCGATCGCACCATCGCCGAGCACGACGCGATCCTCTCGGCGCTCGAGGCGGGCGATCAGGACCTCGCCAGGGCCGTGACCCTCACGCACATCGCCGGCATCGAGGCTTGGCTCCGAGCTGCTGCGCTGTGA
- a CDS encoding AlkA N-terminal domain-containing protein produces the protein MSTPSAAPRVLSATSVDDPEFAERYRAMQARDARFDGQFITGVHSTGIYCRPSCPAVSPKPSNVTFYLTAAAAHEAGLRACKRCLPDAVPGSPEWNLRDDLAARAMRLIADGVVERDGVPGLAARLGYTPRHLTRVLTAELGAGPLALARAHRAQTARALLTSTSLPVADVAFASGFGSIRQFNDTVREVYERSPLEVRAAARVHERAAGGGDRPASSGSVDLTRPGPNGIVVVAGAEPPAAAGPGAGVVRLRLPARPPFDAAGVFGWLAARTVTGVETSTLTADGAPRFRRTLRLPSGPALVAITPGGDAGSPSIEIEARLTGLADLPPLVARVRRLFDLDADALAIDGALAAEPAFAASVAAVPGIRVPGCLDPHELVFRALIGQQISVAAARTALGRLAAELGARVAGDEALTTLFPTAAAIAEHGAGVLRGPAARIRTIVDVAARLASGELVVSSDRERHDLEARLLEIPGIGPWTAGYVAMRVTGAPDVLLTGDLALRNGAERLGLPHTPRELDVYGARWAPWRSYASMHLWRSA, from the coding sequence ATGTCCACCCCCTCAGCCGCACCGCGCGTGCTCAGCGCGACGTCCGTCGACGACCCCGAGTTCGCCGAGCGGTACCGCGCCATGCAGGCACGCGACGCCCGCTTCGACGGGCAGTTCATCACGGGCGTGCACTCGACGGGCATCTACTGCCGGCCGAGCTGTCCGGCGGTCTCGCCGAAGCCGTCGAACGTGACGTTCTACCTCACGGCGGCCGCCGCGCACGAGGCCGGCCTTCGCGCGTGCAAGCGGTGCCTGCCCGACGCGGTGCCCGGCTCCCCCGAATGGAATCTGCGCGACGACCTCGCGGCACGCGCCATGCGGCTCATCGCCGACGGCGTCGTCGAACGCGACGGGGTTCCCGGGCTCGCCGCACGCCTCGGCTACACGCCCCGCCACCTCACGCGTGTGCTCACCGCCGAACTCGGCGCTGGCCCACTCGCCCTCGCTCGCGCGCACCGGGCGCAGACCGCGCGGGCGCTGCTCACCTCGACCTCGCTGCCCGTGGCCGATGTCGCATTCGCGTCGGGGTTCGGCAGCATCCGCCAGTTCAACGACACGGTCCGCGAGGTCTACGAGCGCAGTCCCCTCGAGGTGCGGGCCGCCGCGCGCGTGCACGAGCGCGCTGCTGGGGGCGGCGATCGGCCGGCATCCTCTGGCTCCGTCGACCTCACCAGACCCGGCCCGAACGGCATCGTCGTCGTCGCGGGCGCCGAGCCTCCTGCTGCCGCCGGCCCCGGCGCGGGCGTCGTGCGCCTGCGTCTGCCCGCCCGCCCGCCGTTCGACGCGGCCGGCGTGTTCGGGTGGCTCGCGGCGCGCACGGTCACGGGCGTCGAGACGTCGACCCTGACGGCTGACGGCGCGCCGAGGTTCCGGCGCACCCTGCGCCTGCCCAGCGGGCCCGCGCTCGTCGCGATCACCCCGGGCGGCGACGCCGGCTCGCCCAGCATCGAGATCGAGGCCCGCCTCACGGGCCTCGCCGACCTTCCCCCACTCGTGGCGAGGGTTCGGCGCCTCTTCGACCTCGACGCCGATGCCCTCGCGATCGACGGCGCCCTCGCGGCGGAGCCCGCGTTCGCAGCCTCGGTCGCCGCCGTGCCCGGCATCCGCGTGCCCGGATGCCTCGACCCTCACGAGTTGGTGTTCCGGGCGCTCATCGGGCAGCAGATCTCGGTCGCCGCGGCGCGCACCGCCCTCGGTCGACTCGCCGCCGAACTCGGCGCGCGCGTCGCGGGCGACGAGGCGTTGACCACGCTGTTCCCGACCGCGGCGGCGATCGCCGAGCACGGCGCAGGCGTGCTGCGTGGGCCGGCCGCGCGCATCCGCACGATCGTCGACGTCGCGGCCCGCCTCGCATCGGGCGAGCTCGTCGTCTCGTCCGATCGCGAACGGCACGACCTCGAGGCTCGCCTCCTCGAGATTCCCGGCATCGGGCCGTGGACCGCCGGGTACGTCGCGATGCGCGTGACCGGAGCACCCGACGTGCTGCTCACGGGCGATCTGGCTCTGCGCAACGGCGCTGAACGCCTCGGCCTCCCCCATACTCCGCGCGAACTCGACGTATACGGCGCCCGCTGGGCACCGTGGCGCAGCTACGCGTCGATGCACCTCTGGCGCTCCGCCTGA
- a CDS encoding CPBP family intramembrane glutamic endopeptidase: MTATATHDPAALRTHPIALIPAVLVCGAAVLLFGFLLPIAGYAMLAVGLLAAWLCDRSGRTERLLADLALIAVGQIIISTASMKADLSDAGMVRFAVVLGLAVLVPYLISRFLYRERTIRFPWRTGNRWNRTQWLYLIFVTLAGWLILPFYFITSGVYQNWPTVTEPDEIGRLLIGVIAVGTWDELFFICTVFVLLRRHFPTWQANLLQTIVFVSFLWELGYQSWGPLLTIPFALIQGYTFKLTKSLGYVFTVHMLFDAVVFAVIVYAHNGWPAIFLLAP, translated from the coding sequence ATGACCGCCACGGCGACGCACGACCCGGCCGCACTGCGGACGCATCCGATCGCCCTGATTCCGGCGGTGCTCGTGTGCGGCGCCGCAGTGCTGCTGTTCGGGTTCCTGCTGCCGATCGCGGGCTACGCGATGCTCGCCGTCGGGCTCCTGGCCGCGTGGCTCTGCGACCGCTCTGGGCGCACCGAGCGCCTGCTCGCCGACCTCGCGCTCATCGCGGTCGGCCAGATCATCATCTCGACGGCGTCGATGAAGGCCGACCTCAGCGACGCGGGCATGGTGCGGTTCGCCGTCGTGCTCGGGCTCGCGGTGCTCGTGCCGTACCTGATCTCGCGGTTCCTGTACCGCGAGCGCACGATCCGCTTCCCGTGGCGCACGGGCAACCGCTGGAACCGCACCCAGTGGCTCTACCTGATCTTCGTGACGCTCGCGGGCTGGCTGATCCTGCCGTTCTACTTCATCACCTCTGGCGTCTACCAGAACTGGCCGACGGTCACCGAGCCCGACGAGATCGGGCGCCTGCTCATCGGCGTCATCGCCGTCGGCACGTGGGACGAGCTCTTCTTCATCTGCACAGTGTTCGTGCTGCTGCGCCGGCACTTCCCGACCTGGCAGGCGAACCTGCTGCAGACGATCGTGTTCGTGTCGTTCCTGTGGGAGCTCGGCTACCAGTCCTGGGGGCCGCTGCTCACCATTCCGTTCGCGCTGATCCAGGGCTACACGTTCAAGCTCACGAAGTCGCTCGGCTACGTCTTCACGGTGCACATGCTCTTCGACGCGGTCGTGTTCGCGGTCATCGTGTACGCGCACAACGGGTGGCCGGCGATCTTCCTGCTTGCTCCGTAG
- a CDS encoding sugar ABC transporter substrate-binding protein — protein sequence MAVRSKVARGLMATAAIALALTTAACTSKAANTEASAEGGDLASVNVALVPGGSHPYFQPWKAAGELAVTDFGLGSSVFNETAEWDQAKQNEVINSLAAQGVNAFGIFGVSPTDINTTFKTLKEQGFAVGSLASCPAGDVNEADFCLSTDTEVAAYKAAQAAIEAMGGKGNLVHLTGNNVDSNTQRRIAGVEKAVDETNGAVTLLSTVTDIDVDLGTAQKAVADLLAAKGSEINGFVSTAYNPAVASASAVKESGLPIKVVAIDDDQVILDGIADGSVSATVVQNPTGQAYVGSWVLAQLQSKACTVKDPGVIVDSGSFVVTGDNVGTYTEEQDAESEKIMGQFENDLLDCK from the coding sequence ATGGCTGTTCGCAGCAAGGTCGCTCGCGGCCTGATGGCGACCGCGGCGATCGCCCTGGCCCTGACCACCGCGGCTTGCACCAGCAAGGCCGCGAACACCGAGGCATCGGCGGAGGGCGGCGATCTCGCATCGGTGAACGTGGCCCTCGTGCCAGGTGGATCCCACCCCTACTTCCAGCCGTGGAAGGCCGCCGGAGAGCTCGCCGTGACCGACTTCGGCCTCGGCTCGAGCGTCTTCAACGAGACCGCGGAGTGGGACCAGGCCAAGCAGAACGAGGTGATCAACTCGCTCGCCGCTCAGGGCGTCAACGCCTTCGGCATCTTCGGCGTCTCCCCGACCGACATCAACACGACGTTCAAGACGCTGAAGGAGCAGGGCTTCGCCGTCGGCTCGCTCGCCTCCTGCCCGGCCGGCGACGTGAACGAGGCGGACTTCTGCCTCTCGACCGACACCGAGGTCGCGGCATACAAGGCGGCCCAGGCGGCCATCGAGGCGATGGGCGGCAAGGGCAACCTCGTCCACCTGACCGGCAACAACGTCGACTCCAACACGCAGCGCCGCATCGCCGGCGTCGAGAAGGCCGTCGACGAGACCAACGGCGCCGTGACCCTGCTCAGCACGGTCACGGACATCGACGTCGACCTCGGCACGGCGCAGAAGGCCGTGGCCGACCTGCTCGCGGCCAAGGGCTCGGAGATCAACGGATTCGTGTCGACCGCGTACAACCCGGCCGTCGCCTCCGCGTCCGCGGTGAAGGAGTCCGGCCTTCCGATCAAGGTCGTCGCCATCGACGATGACCAGGTGATCCTCGACGGCATCGCCGACGGCTCCGTCTCGGCGACGGTCGTGCAGAACCCGACCGGCCAGGCGTACGTCGGCTCGTGGGTGCTCGCACAACTGCAGTCGAAGGCCTGCACGGTCAAGGACCCCGGCGTGATCGTCGACTCCGGCTCGTTCGTCGTCACCGGCGACAACGTCGGCACCTACACCGAGGAGCAGGACGCCGAGTCCGAGAAGATCATGGGCCAGTTCGAGAACGACCTCCTCGACTGCAAGTAA
- a CDS encoding M4 family metallopeptidase: MPTIVPPYLLDRIAETAGTRYPLAAEAARRALLREPPARLGPTSPGRPQHDGYGLPSALPDAPSTPDRRISDAQGTERLPGKLVRREGERATGDEAVDDAYDGLGDTHRMFDRVFGRDSIDGRGMPLEATVHFGEAYDNAFWDGERMVFGDGDGEIFRGFTDSLSVIGHELAHGVTENTAKLRYQGQSGALNEHVSDAFGALVEQYALGQDAEAATWLIGEGIFTAEVQGRALRSMLEPGTAYDDDVLGRDPQPGHMRDYIDTVEDNGGVHLNSGIPNRAFALAARQLGGFAWEHVGRIWYDALTSGELGEEATFAQFADETVRQAERRFGDESREAEAVRDGWQQVGVLKA, from the coding sequence ATGCCGACGATCGTTCCGCCCTACCTGCTCGACCGCATCGCCGAAACCGCTGGCACGCGGTACCCACTCGCCGCCGAGGCCGCCAGACGAGCGCTCCTGCGCGAACCGCCGGCTCGTCTCGGGCCGACCTCGCCGGGCCGTCCGCAGCACGACGGGTACGGGCTGCCGAGCGCGCTGCCCGACGCCCCGTCGACGCCCGACCGGCGCATCTCCGACGCGCAGGGCACCGAGCGGCTGCCGGGCAAGCTGGTGCGCCGCGAAGGCGAACGCGCCACGGGTGACGAAGCCGTCGACGACGCCTACGACGGCCTCGGCGACACGCACCGCATGTTCGATCGCGTCTTCGGGCGCGACTCGATCGACGGGCGGGGCATGCCCCTCGAGGCCACCGTGCACTTCGGCGAGGCCTACGACAACGCCTTCTGGGACGGCGAGCGCATGGTGTTCGGCGACGGCGACGGCGAGATCTTCCGCGGCTTCACCGACTCGCTGAGCGTCATCGGGCACGAGCTCGCGCACGGCGTCACCGAGAACACCGCGAAGCTGCGCTACCAGGGTCAGTCGGGCGCCCTCAACGAGCACGTCTCCGACGCCTTCGGTGCGCTCGTCGAGCAGTACGCCCTCGGCCAGGACGCCGAGGCCGCGACGTGGCTCATCGGCGAGGGCATCTTCACGGCAGAGGTGCAGGGCCGTGCGCTCCGCTCCATGCTCGAGCCCGGCACCGCCTACGACGACGACGTGCTCGGCCGCGACCCGCAGCCGGGGCACATGCGCGACTACATCGACACCGTCGAGGACAACGGCGGCGTGCACCTGAACTCCGGCATCCCGAACCGCGCGTTCGCGCTCGCGGCCCGTCAGTTGGGCGGGTTCGCCTGGGAGCACGTCGGTCGCATCTGGTACGACGCGCTCACGTCGGGCGAGCTCGGCGAAGAGGCGACGTTCGCGCAGTTCGCCGACGAGACCGTGCGGCAGGCCGAACGCCGGTTCGGCGACGAGTCCCGCGAGGCCGAGGCCGTGCGCGACGGCTGGCAGCAGGTGGGGGTGCTGAAGGCGTAG